In a genomic window of Planctomycetia bacterium:
- the folK gene encoding 2-amino-4-hydroxy-6-hydroxymethyldihydropteridine diphosphokinase, with amino-acid sequence MPRALLALGANQGDRAATLAAALESLASQSEIREISRSSWRETAPIGGPSAQTAFLNGASLIETSLSPHDLWKRLADTETDFGRRRTEHWGARTLDLDLLLYEEQVVDDDVLTVPHPLFALRRFVLEPAAEIAGSMLHPTLGCTIEEIWRHVQVAPQEAKIIGGSSEDRAMLAARIALHGEAWLLTNHDAIHPRLTIELHDLGDTSPDERRRVLTRWDDGLVLQADTRNLNAAAREAVLAMQGLAD; translated from the coding sequence ATGCCTCGCGCGCTGTTAGCACTGGGAGCCAATCAAGGCGATCGCGCCGCGACGCTTGCGGCGGCCCTCGAATCGCTCGCGAGTCAGTCGGAGATCCGTGAAATCTCGCGGTCAAGTTGGCGCGAAACTGCGCCGATCGGAGGGCCGAGCGCTCAAACGGCATTTCTCAACGGCGCTTCCCTGATCGAAACGTCGTTGTCGCCTCACGATCTGTGGAAGCGGCTCGCCGACACGGAAACTGACTTTGGGCGTCGGCGTACGGAACATTGGGGGGCGCGGACATTGGATCTCGATCTGCTGCTCTATGAGGAGCAAGTCGTCGATGACGACGTGCTAACCGTGCCGCACCCTCTCTTCGCGCTCCGCCGCTTCGTGCTGGAACCCGCGGCGGAAATCGCCGGTTCGATGCTGCATCCGACGCTCGGCTGCACGATCGAGGAGATTTGGCGCCACGTGCAGGTCGCTCCACAGGAGGCGAAAATCATCGGCGGCTCGTCGGAAGATCGCGCGATGCTTGCCGCACGTATCGCGTTGCACGGCGAAGCGTGGCTTCTGACCAATCACGATGCGATTCACCCGCGGCTGACGATCGAACTGCATGACCTTGGTGACACGTCGCCCGACGAAAGGCGGCGCGTATTGACTCGTTGGGACGACGGGCTCGTGCTGCAAGCTGATACCAGAAATCTGAATGCGGCGGCTCGGGAAGCGGTGCTGGCAATGCAGGGGCTCGCGGATTGA